Proteins from a single region of Corylus avellana chromosome ca11, CavTom2PMs-1.0:
- the LOC132165633 gene encoding uncharacterized protein LOC132165633: MTPKSSIFFFSTLAIILFLLPLSTHCSQEPDPDRTPKPNLSAAHTELTNYGFPIGLLPSTVQVYSINKTSGDFFVDLGGSCKVTLPPDNYLATYSKRITGKIVSGRIAEIDGIRVRAFFKWWSITGIRSSGEDLVFEVGMVTAKYPSKNFDESPGCEGKHSAS, translated from the coding sequence ATGACCCCAAAATcctccattttcttcttctccacccTCGCCATCATCCTCTTCCTCTTACCCCTCTCTACCCATTGTTCCCAAGAGCCCGACCCGGACCGGACACCGAAGCCAAACCTGTCGGCGGCCCACACGGAGCTCACGAACTACGGGTTTCCAATCGGCCTCTTACCTTCCACCGTTCAGGTATACTCCATAAACAAAACCTCCGGCGACTTCTTCGTTGACCTTGGTGGCTCGTGCAAAGTTACTCTTCCGCCGGATAACTACCTGGCCACGTACTCTAAGAGGATTACAGGAAAGATCGTGTCGGGTCGGATTGCCGAGATCGACGGGATTCGTGTTCGGGCCTTCTTCAAGTGGTGGTCCATCACCGGGATACGGTCCAGCGGAGAGGACTTGGTGTTCGAGGTCGGGATGGTCACCGCCAAGTACCCCTCGAAGAACTTCGACGAAAGCCCCGGTTGCGAGGGCAAGCACTCGGCTTCGTGA
- the LOC132166256 gene encoding protein SODIUM POTASSIUM ROOT DEFECTIVE 2, which translates to MGKLSFGRVLDCLCLSSCSSSCFCMNTMENQDEFERRPLIASDKGQLLRLKDVVSGNQTLAFQLKPKMVTLRVSMHCHGCARKVEKHISKMEGVTSYKVDLENKMVVVIGDILPFEVLESVSKVKNAEIWNSPS; encoded by the exons ATGGGGAAGCTAAGCTTTGGCAGGGTGTTAGATTGTTTATGTCTTTCTTCTTGCTCAAGCTCTTGCTTCTGCATGAACACCATGGAAAACCAAGATGAGTTTGAGAGAAGGCCATTGATTGCAAGTGATAAAGGCCAGTTACTGAGATTGAAAGATGTTGTTTCTGGAAACCAGACCTTGGCTTTTCAATTGAAGCCCAAG ATGGTGACCCTAAGGGTGTCCATGCACTGCCATGGCTGTGCAAGAAAAGTAGAGAAGCATATCTCAAAGATGGAAG GAGTGACCTCGTACAAAGTAGACTTGGAAAACAAGATGGTGGTTGTTATCGGAGACATTCTTCCTTTCGAAGTGCTGGAGAGTGTGTCCAAGGTTAAAAATGCAGAGATTTGGAATTCTCCATCTTGA
- the LOC132166255 gene encoding protein MLN51 homolog, translating into MAVVEEGRMEEAEYESASEEDAVLHWTMRRGEASDDDEDSKGEEERERHRESDTLGGAPEDSAEVSYIEELGEEMEEEVERDGQDGEGEVSEVALGKYYMHCDRYRDSCRGQRRSTPAGRNLWKSEDEIQWKHDKFEQMTLLEAQNEEGRRIPKGPHQGYSTDQHKGREYIKANQYRHHDNFVNQDESVTVRGRGPVRYKPVMKSNNVRIVRGRGPVRYRPVLKSNGEVTPTKWKRSGKSVGSASNTNSSKIVSHTSNIQSDSLAAKKHISASCSASPQFDTVSSSRHEKYGKQKTNIYHLTSVPLKDNKQFKTFLQGKTQAVSVDLDGLCIEDSTQPVAGNYLTNLPLWSPMDRPGYTAESPLMKGQRRGLSLLTKNSHQSNPSSNQVKRVHRPGRPSVSRQRPTEGIVQPPLRHYTQQLRLCPRIGSQASSTHLSLDSSEALKLDPLPKSGKSRVALVGKDSGAVQPSGRVSFQYDGTLGSQNIAATTALLPVVQLGGLHHGSLADPATGMAFTGYVGQSQVGIGNSEMTWLPVSTGAAGTLGAAYRAHSLGQLSPVGVSRNIAGTDKPSSGNRPKDRSELFSKEVCPRHSKPRRYSQMNFNEEVDR; encoded by the exons ATGGCGGTTGTGGAAGAAGGCAGAATGGAAGAGGCAGAGTACGAGAGCGCTTCGGAGGAGGACGCGGTGTTGCACTGGACAATGCGGAGAGGAGAAGCGAGCGACGACGACGAAGATAGCaaaggagaggaagagagagaaaggcaCCGCGAATCGGACACTCTAGGTGGAGCACCGGAGGACAGCGCCGAAGTGTCTTATATAGAAGAGCTTGGAGAAGAAATGGAAGAAGAGGTCGAACGTGACGGGCAAGATGGTGAAGGTGAAGTTTCAGAGGTGGCGCTCGGAAAGTATTACATGCACTGCGATAGGTATAGAGATAGCTGCCGTGGCCAGCGCag GAGTACTCCTGCTGGAAGGAATTTGTGGAAATCAGAAGATGAAATACAGTGGAAACATGACAAGTTTGAACAGATGACTCTGCTAGAAGCACAAAATGAGgaa GGTAGGAGGATTCCTAAGGGTCCTCATCAAGGATACAGTACGGATCAACACAAAGGCCGCGAGTACATTAAAGCAAACCAGTATAGGCACCACGACAACTTTGTAAATCAAGATGAATCCGTTACTGTAAGAGGGAGAGGGCCTGTAAGGTATAAACCTGTTATGAAGAGTAACAATGTGAGGATTGTCAGGGGGAGAGGGCCTGTAAGGTATAGACCTGTTCTGAAGAGTAATGGTGAAGTCACTCCAACAAAGTGGAAAAG ATCTGGAAAGTCCGTGGGAAGTGCTTCAAATACTAATTCATCCAAAATAGTGTCACACACTTCAAATATACAATCTGATTCACTTGCTGCAAAGAAGCATATTTCTGCATCATGTTCTGCTTCACCTCAGTTTGACACTGTTAGTTCTTCTAGGCATGAGAAGTATGGGAAACagaaaaccaatatatatcatCTGACTTCTGTACCACTGAAGGATAATAAACAGTTCAAAACATTTCTGCAAGGGAAGACTCAAGCTGTTTCTGTGGACCTGGATGGGCTTTGCATTGAGGATTCCACTCAGCCAGTTGCTGGCAATTATTTGACCAATCTGCCTTTGTGGTCACCAATGGACCGCCCAGGATATACAGCTGAATCTCCCCTGATGAAGGGTCAGAGAAGGGGTTTATCTCTCTTAACAAAGAATTCTCATCAGTCAAATCCATCTTCTAACCAAGTTAAAAGAGTTCATCGGCCAGGACGGCCCTCTGTTTCTCGACAAAGGCCTACTGAAGGCATCGTTCAACCTCCTCTAAGGCATTATACTCAGCAGTTACGTTTGTGTCCTAGGATTGGATCTCAAGCATCATCTACGCATTTATCACTAGATTCATCTGAAGCATTGAAGTTGGATCCTTTACCAAAATCAGGTAAATCAAGAGTTGCATTGGTTGGAAAAGACAGTGGTGCCGTTCAACCAAGCGGAAGAGTTTCCTTTCAATATGATGGGACTCTTGGCAGTCAGAACATTGCTGCCACTACAGCACTTCTGCCTG TTGTGCAACTTGGGGGTCTGCATCATGGCAGTCTTGCTGATCCTGCTACTGGTATGGCTTTCACTGGATATGTTGGCCAATCCCAAGTTGGAATTGGAAATTCTGAGATGACATG GTTACCGGTCTCCACAGGTGCTGCTGGGACTCTAGGCGCTGCATATCGTGCTCATTCCTTGGGACAGTTGTCACCTGTTGGTGTCTCTAG AAATATAGCTGGTACAGACAAACCTAGTAGTGGCAATAGGCCTAAAGATAGAAGTG AACTTTTCAGTAAAGAAGTTTGCCCACGACATAGCAAGCCTCGGAG ATATTCACAGATGAACTTTAACGAGGAAGTGGACAGATAA